From the genome of Blautia pseudococcoides, one region includes:
- a CDS encoding aldo/keto reductase, whose translation MSFNEKVILNDGRQMPLLGLGVYKAVGENEVEQAIADAADAGYRLIDTASVYKNEDGVGRGIKALTIPREELFVTTKIWNTAQRIGDVEDTFNRSLERLGLDYVDLYLIHWPVPGCYTDTWKALEKLQAQGRVKSIGVSNFHVHDLEMLKNVSDVIPAVNQVEFHPLFNQPELLSYCRDNKIAVQAYAPLARGAYLHSQLLLAIGRKYQKTTAQIGLRWAIQQGISVIPKSVHKERILENAAIFDFSLTQEEMEAITAMDAHQRTASIPEDMIPYYKD comes from the coding sequence ATGTCTTTCAATGAAAAAGTCATTCTGAACGATGGCCGCCAGATGCCGCTGCTGGGTTTAGGCGTCTACAAAGCCGTCGGCGAGAACGAAGTGGAACAGGCGATCGCAGATGCTGCAGATGCCGGCTATCGACTCATTGACACTGCTTCTGTTTATAAAAACGAAGACGGTGTGGGACGCGGGATCAAGGCACTTACCATACCAAGAGAGGAATTATTCGTAACAACGAAAATATGGAACACGGCACAGAGAATCGGCGATGTGGAGGATACCTTCAACAGAAGCCTGGAGCGCCTGGGACTGGATTATGTGGATTTATATCTGATCCACTGGCCGGTACCCGGATGTTACACAGACACCTGGAAGGCTCTGGAAAAACTACAGGCCCAGGGGCGGGTAAAATCCATCGGCGTATCAAATTTTCACGTTCACGACCTGGAAATGTTAAAAAATGTATCTGATGTGATACCTGCTGTCAATCAGGTGGAATTCCATCCCTTGTTCAACCAGCCGGAACTTCTGTCTTACTGCAGAGACAACAAAATTGCGGTACAGGCTTATGCTCCCCTTGCACGGGGCGCATATCTACACAGCCAGCTGCTTCTGGCGATTGGGAGAAAATACCAGAAGACCACCGCCCAAATCGGCCTTCGCTGGGCCATACAGCAGGGAATCTCTGTGATTCCCAAATCCGTGCACAAAGAACGTATCCTGGAAAATGCAGCAATCTTCGATTTTTCCCTGACGCAGGAAGAGATGGAGGCCATTACTGCTATGGACGCACACCAGCGCACTGCCAGTATCCCCGAGGATATGATTCCGTACTATAAGGACTGA
- a CDS encoding exonuclease SbcCD subunit D, whose translation MKFFHMADLHLGRKLLGEPLWKEQQDLLSQVLRMADEEKPGAVLLCGDIYDKSIPSQEAVGLLDWFLEEMSVRGIQVFLISGNHDGAQRLQFASGILKKEGIHIAGTFKGRAEHIMLTDQFGPLHVWMLPFLRPGMLRPFAEEIPETYEEAVKTALPGAKLHKEERNVLLAHQFVTAGGERPEISDSEQHSLGGMDQVDASVFEAFDYVALGHIHRPQKIGDVKIRYAGSPLKYSFSEWKQTKSVTVAELGDKGTLSVRKLPLKPKTGMAVLKDTMEALVSDKYEKYREGYYLSVVVTDEEILEHPMERLRKIFPGMLEFAVENRRSRSGGISGSAKLTCLKKTPRDLFGEFYEKQNGIPMSDAEQELLQDIIESMEEVGS comes from the coding sequence ATGAAATTTTTTCATATGGCGGACCTGCATCTGGGGAGAAAGCTTTTAGGAGAGCCGCTGTGGAAAGAACAGCAAGATTTACTCAGCCAGGTGCTAAGGATGGCGGATGAGGAGAAACCCGGGGCCGTTCTTCTCTGCGGTGATATTTATGATAAGTCTATTCCCTCCCAGGAGGCGGTGGGCCTGTTGGACTGGTTCCTGGAAGAAATGTCCGTCCGTGGAATACAGGTATTTTTGATCAGCGGCAACCATGACGGAGCCCAGAGGCTTCAGTTTGCCAGCGGGATTTTGAAAAAAGAGGGGATCCATATTGCGGGTACTTTTAAAGGCCGCGCAGAGCACATCATGCTGACAGACCAATTCGGTCCGCTGCATGTGTGGATGCTGCCATTTTTGCGGCCCGGCATGCTGCGCCCTTTTGCGGAAGAAATTCCGGAAACTTATGAGGAGGCCGTGAAAACCGCACTGCCGGGTGCGAAGCTTCACAAGGAAGAGCGGAATGTGCTGCTGGCACATCAGTTTGTGACAGCCGGCGGGGAGAGGCCGGAGATATCGGATTCAGAACAGCATTCTCTGGGAGGCATGGACCAGGTGGATGCTTCGGTTTTTGAAGCGTTTGACTATGTGGCGCTTGGACATATCCACAGACCCCAGAAAATCGGGGATGTAAAGATACGGTATGCAGGTTCTCCCCTGAAATATTCTTTTTCTGAATGGAAACAGACAAAATCCGTGACTGTGGCAGAGCTAGGGGACAAAGGAACGCTGTCTGTGAGGAAACTTCCCCTTAAACCTAAAACAGGGATGGCGGTCTTAAAAGACACCATGGAAGCGCTGGTTTCAGATAAATATGAAAAATACAGAGAGGGATATTACCTGTCGGTTGTGGTGACCGATGAGGAAATTCTGGAGCATCCCATGGAGCGGCTTAGAAAAATATTTCCCGGTATGCTGGAATTTGCCGTCGAAAACCGCCGGAGCAGGTCAGGGGGCATTTCGGGCAGCGCCAAGCTTACGTGTCTGAAAAAAACGCCTCGGGATTTGTTTGGGGAGTTTTATGAGAAACAAAATGGGATTCCCATGTCAGATGCGGAACAGGAACTGCTTCAAGACATCATAGAAAGCATGGAAGAGGTGGGATCATGA
- the cooS gene encoding anaerobic carbon-monoxide dehydrogenase catalytic subunit: MSEFKLTTVEEFEAATARLLETGAKVGADAWQFRVKNQTPHCKFGEEGVCCRICTMGPCRITKKAPRGICGCDVHGIVGRNYLKFTAGGSATHSDHGREICHTLYESAADGCYKVKDPDKLIRIAKEWGIETEGKDIYDLAHEVAETGLMEYGKPFGTQRFLKRAPESQQELWEKNELAPRAIDREVSCSLHMSHMGCSSKPEALVKQAIRAGLSDGWGGSMMGTEFSDVLFGTPKPIETEANLGVMVEDNVNIVVHGHDPSLSEMICEFADDPEMIAYAKEQGAKGITVSGVCCTSNEVAMRRGIPMAGNFLQQENVVLTGACEAIVVDVQCIFPALGPLSKCFHTKFITTSPIAQMPDSEFIRFDAHTAGEKAKLIVRTAIENFKNRKPELVHIPQLKQKATVGYSTEAIVKALDGVTNSQVDELGTTKPLLECITSGVLRGAVAMVGCNNPRVRPDLAHIELMKKLVANDIIIIASGCSAQAAAKAGLMDKRAKDVCGAGLKRVCELADIPPVLHMGSCVDISRMLVLAATLAKDAGLHISQLPVVGCAPEWMSEKAVSIGNYVIGSGIDTFLGVDPYACGSSEMVEILTNGTKEWVEAAFTVEKDIEKLGDAMIAKIEEKRAALGI; encoded by the coding sequence ATGAGTGAATTCAAATTAACCACAGTAGAAGAATTTGAAGCTGCTACTGCACGTCTCCTGGAAACAGGTGCAAAAGTCGGCGCTGACGCTTGGCAGTTCCGCGTAAAAAATCAGACACCCCATTGTAAATTTGGTGAAGAAGGCGTTTGCTGCCGTATCTGTACAATGGGACCATGCCGTATCACAAAAAAGGCTCCGAGAGGAATCTGCGGATGTGATGTACACGGTATTGTAGGTCGTAACTACCTGAAATTTACTGCAGGCGGTTCTGCAACACACTCTGACCATGGCCGTGAAATCTGCCATACCTTATATGAATCTGCAGCTGATGGCTGTTATAAGGTAAAAGATCCGGATAAACTGATCCGTATCGCAAAAGAGTGGGGGATCGAGACCGAAGGAAAAGATATTTATGATCTGGCACACGAAGTTGCTGAGACAGGTCTGATGGAGTATGGTAAACCATTCGGAACACAGAGATTCTTAAAGAGAGCGCCGGAGTCACAGCAGGAACTGTGGGAAAAGAATGAACTTGCTCCAAGAGCAATCGACCGCGAGGTTTCCTGTTCCTTACATATGAGCCATATGGGATGCTCTTCCAAACCGGAAGCGCTGGTAAAACAGGCCATCCGTGCAGGCTTAAGTGATGGATGGGGCGGTTCCATGATGGGAACAGAGTTCTCAGATGTATTATTTGGAACTCCGAAGCCGATTGAGACTGAAGCAAACTTAGGAGTTATGGTTGAGGATAATGTCAATATCGTTGTTCATGGACATGATCCGAGTCTTTCTGAGATGATCTGTGAATTCGCAGATGATCCGGAAATGATAGCATACGCAAAAGAGCAGGGTGCAAAAGGCATCACTGTATCTGGTGTGTGCTGTACTTCAAACGAAGTTGCAATGCGCCGCGGAATCCCCATGGCCGGTAACTTCCTGCAGCAGGAAAACGTTGTTCTGACAGGTGCATGTGAAGCGATCGTCGTAGACGTACAGTGTATCTTCCCGGCACTTGGTCCTTTAAGCAAATGTTTCCACACAAAATTCATCACGACTTCTCCGATCGCTCAGATGCCGGATTCTGAATTCATCAGATTCGATGCGCACACAGCAGGCGAGAAAGCAAAATTGATCGTTAGGACAGCTATTGAGAACTTCAAGAACAGAAAACCTGAACTGGTACATATTCCGCAGCTGAAGCAGAAAGCAACTGTCGGATACTCTACAGAAGCTATCGTTAAGGCTCTGGACGGCGTAACCAACTCACAGGTAGACGAGCTGGGAACCACAAAACCGTTATTAGAGTGTATCACCTCCGGTGTTCTCCGTGGTGCTGTCGCAATGGTTGGATGTAATAACCCGAGGGTTCGTCCTGACTTAGCTCATATTGAACTTATGAAAAAACTGGTTGCTAACGATATCATCATCATCGCTTCCGGATGTTCTGCACAGGCAGCTGCAAAAGCAGGTCTGATGGACAAGAGAGCGAAAGATGTCTGTGGCGCCGGACTTAAGAGAGTTTGTGAACTGGCTGACATTCCGCCGGTACTGCACATGGGCTCCTGCGTAGATATCAGCCGTATGCTGGTTCTGGCAGCTACCCTGGCAAAAGACGCAGGTCTGCATATTTCCCAGCTTCCGGTTGTTGGATGTGCTCCTGAGTGGATGTCTGAAAAAGCAGTTTCTATCGGTAACTATGTAATTGGTTCCGGTATTGATACCTTCTTAGGTGTTGACCCATATGCCTGCGGTTCCAGTGAAATGGTTGAAATCCTGACCAACGGAACAAAAGAATGGGTAGAAGCTGCATTTACAGTTGAAAAAGATATTGAAAAACTGGGCGATGCTATGATCGCAAAAATCGAAGAGAAGAGAGCTGCTCTTGGAATCTAA
- a CDS encoding AAA family ATPase: MRPVELEMEAFGPYADNTLIFFEKCEKAGLFLVCGDTGAGKTTIFDGITFALYDAASTEVRKPENLHSDYVEKKAMSKVRLLFTHKGEVYQVTRTFNLNRKHEALLECPDKSALTGRKAVNQKLQDILGLDYRQFKQVSMIAQGEFMNLLLAKSDMRSEIFRKVFDTEFYKLISDRLKNMSIKEREEEKLREERRRQVLESWDALHPDCPLADRDREEIFEILDSRIHQSREREKSGRKEEQRLEKEKDRALKNLERIQKNNGELKTLYALRKELEGTKLRAGEVRELEKRISEGKRANIYIKPLADDCTEKKNLLADEEAHAGEIKKEIRELEQEKKALLVQMAAAKREEKLGAEIQELTERLLVYEKWQREAEVLLELETQKEKLLESAENQITVQKEQGIAYESYREEFFRSQAGLLARKLEEGKPCPVCGSTVHPVKAACGKKELSEAVLKEMEDQKEKTSAKLQKTLTALAENGKEWQTRMEHLRREAALSGKKSGAAMRKKTASLIKEAGGRLEKKKAKSTPGVLCVETIRKNLEENAQRRAAAGREIQICEKRVTEIAKDQKAAEGKLLLEVKQQKFKSRAKAMEACLDSEEMARMEKETQAYEDHVRELQIRIRSLAPSLRGRKLCPEEDVREQIQRAEQQLRTVRMQLREEYSALDRTKEVRRQLEVLFEESSRTKNRRLSLQSLSDTACGTLKGKPKISLERYVQSAYFRMIALEANRRLERMSSGRYELLVREEKENLQSRSGLDLDVYDYHTGKVRGIRSLSGGESFQAALSLALGVSGVIGQFAGGIRVETVFIDEGFGSLDEQSLESAVETLSALSREDCLVGIISHVPELKERIECRIEVEKNRGGSSVFFTS, translated from the coding sequence ATGAGACCGGTAGAACTGGAGATGGAGGCTTTTGGGCCTTATGCAGACAATACACTCATCTTTTTTGAAAAGTGTGAAAAGGCGGGTTTGTTTTTGGTCTGCGGAGACACAGGAGCAGGCAAGACCACCATTTTTGACGGCATTACTTTTGCCCTGTATGATGCCGCCAGCACGGAAGTCAGGAAGCCGGAAAATCTTCACAGTGACTATGTGGAGAAAAAAGCTATGAGCAAGGTGCGTCTGCTTTTTACCCACAAAGGAGAAGTGTATCAGGTTACCAGGACGTTTAACTTAAACAGGAAACATGAAGCACTTTTGGAGTGTCCGGACAAAAGTGCGCTGACAGGAAGGAAGGCAGTGAACCAGAAGCTGCAGGATATTCTGGGGCTTGACTACCGTCAGTTCAAACAGGTTTCCATGATCGCCCAGGGGGAATTTATGAATCTTCTTCTGGCAAAAAGCGACATGCGGAGCGAAATTTTCAGGAAAGTTTTCGACACGGAATTCTATAAGCTGATTTCCGACCGGCTGAAAAACATGAGTATCAAGGAGCGGGAGGAGGAGAAGCTAAGGGAGGAGCGCCGCAGGCAGGTTCTGGAATCCTGGGATGCGCTGCATCCTGACTGTCCTCTGGCCGACAGGGACAGAGAGGAGATTTTTGAGATCCTGGACAGCCGCATCCACCAGTCACGGGAAAGGGAGAAAAGCGGCAGAAAAGAAGAACAGCGCCTGGAGAAGGAAAAGGACAGGGCGCTTAAAAATCTGGAGCGTATCCAAAAGAACAACGGGGAACTCAAAACACTGTATGCCCTCAGGAAGGAACTGGAGGGGACAAAACTGCGCGCCGGTGAGGTCAGGGAGCTGGAGAAGCGGATCTCGGAGGGAAAAAGGGCAAATATTTATATAAAGCCCCTGGCAGATGACTGCACAGAGAAAAAGAATTTGCTTGCTGACGAAGAAGCCCATGCAGGAGAGATAAAAAAAGAGATCAGAGAACTGGAACAGGAGAAGAAAGCTCTGCTTGTCCAAATGGCAGCAGCCAAAAGGGAAGAAAAGCTTGGGGCAGAGATACAGGAATTGACAGAACGCCTTCTGGTTTATGAAAAATGGCAGCGGGAGGCAGAGGTACTCCTGGAACTGGAAACGCAGAAGGAAAAGCTGCTTGAGTCTGCGGAAAACCAGATCACGGTACAGAAAGAACAGGGAATCGCCTATGAGAGTTACAGGGAAGAATTCTTCAGAAGCCAGGCCGGCCTGCTGGCCAGGAAACTGGAGGAAGGAAAGCCATGCCCGGTCTGCGGCTCCACAGTACATCCGGTAAAAGCTGCCTGCGGGAAAAAGGAGTTGAGTGAAGCCGTACTGAAGGAAATGGAGGATCAAAAGGAAAAAACTTCCGCAAAACTGCAGAAAACCCTTACAGCCCTGGCAGAGAACGGAAAGGAATGGCAGACCAGAATGGAACACCTGCGCAGGGAGGCGGCTCTTTCCGGCAAAAAAAGCGGAGCCGCTATGCGTAAAAAAACAGCTTCCCTGATCAAAGAGGCCGGCGGGCGTCTGGAGAAGAAGAAGGCAAAAAGCACTCCGGGAGTTCTCTGTGTGGAGACGATCAGAAAAAACCTGGAGGAGAATGCGCAGCGCCGGGCAGCAGCCGGGAGAGAGATCCAGATTTGTGAAAAACGGGTGACAGAGATTGCAAAGGATCAAAAAGCGGCGGAAGGGAAGCTGCTTCTGGAAGTGAAACAGCAGAAATTCAAAAGCAGGGCAAAAGCTATGGAGGCATGTCTGGACAGTGAAGAGATGGCCCGTATGGAAAAAGAGACGCAGGCTTATGAAGACCATGTGAGAGAACTTCAGATCAGGATCAGAAGCCTGGCTCCTTCTCTGCGTGGCAGGAAGCTGTGCCCGGAGGAGGACGTGCGGGAGCAGATCCAGAGGGCAGAGCAGCAGCTGAGGACTGTGCGGATGCAGCTTCGGGAGGAGTACAGCGCTCTTGACAGGACAAAAGAAGTGCGCAGGCAGCTGGAGGTATTGTTTGAGGAGAGCAGCAGGACGAAAAACCGCCGGCTGTCGCTTCAGAGTCTTTCGGATACGGCGTGCGGCACGCTGAAGGGTAAGCCTAAGATCTCCCTGGAGCGTTATGTACAGTCTGCCTATTTCCGTATGATCGCCCTTGAAGCCAACAGGCGGCTGGAGCGTATGTCCTCCGGCAGGTATGAGCTGCTTGTGCGGGAGGAAAAAGAAAACCTTCAGTCCAGGTCTGGCCTGGATCTGGATGTCTATGATTACCACACCGGAAAGGTCAGGGGCATCCGTTCCCTTTCGGGAGGGGAGAGCTTTCAGGCAGCTTTGAGCCTGGCCCTCGGAGTCTCCGGGGTCATCGGCCAGTTTGCAGGTGGGATCCGGGTGGAGACCGTATTTATCGACGAGGGGTTCGGCAGCCTGGATGAGCAGTCCCTGGAGTCTGCCGTGGAGACTTTGTCGGCCCTTTCCAGGGAAGACTGCCTGGTGGGCATCATTTCCCATGTTCCTGAGCTTAAGGAGCGTATAGAATGCAGGATCGAAGTGGAAAAAAACAGAGGTGGAAGCTCCGTGTTTTTTACCTCTTGA
- a CDS encoding methylenetetrahydrofolate reductase: MKLSEAMRNKMLVSFELFPPKTDKGMENLPGTIEHLCKYRPEYISCTYGAGGTNVGKNMDVCKMIQNAGTIPVTHFTCIGNTAEGIKEQLQNYLDNGVDHMLALRGDLPFGWTGTGGDFAYATDLVAYVRKEFGDKIEIAVAGSPEGHITCRSLESDIAVLKQKQDNGADYIMTQLCWDMEQFKRWLDAIRTAGITMPVDVGIMPILDQAATINMALSRNGCVMPRKLCEIISKNWIFPNPFDKDPFDAAADEKKAAFKEAGIEYTISQIDEYRALGVNGIHLYALNKWKDVSEIIDRCGLRTLV; this comes from the coding sequence ATGAAATTATCTGAGGCAATGAGGAACAAAATGCTCGTTTCTTTTGAGCTGTTCCCGCCGAAGACAGACAAAGGAATGGAAAATCTTCCGGGAACCATCGAGCATCTTTGCAAGTACCGGCCGGAGTACATTTCCTGTACATATGGTGCGGGCGGAACCAATGTGGGTAAGAACATGGATGTGTGCAAAATGATCCAGAATGCCGGGACGATTCCGGTAACGCATTTTACATGTATCGGCAATACCGCAGAGGGGATCAAAGAGCAGCTTCAGAATTACCTGGACAACGGCGTAGATCATATGCTGGCGCTCCGCGGTGACCTTCCGTTTGGATGGACAGGGACCGGTGGGGATTTCGCTTACGCAACAGATCTGGTGGCTTATGTCCGCAAAGAATTCGGCGATAAGATCGAGATCGCTGTAGCAGGTTCTCCGGAAGGACATATCACTTGCCGCAGCCTGGAATCTGACATCGCTGTCCTGAAACAGAAACAGGATAACGGTGCTGACTACATCATGACTCAGCTTTGCTGGGATATGGAGCAGTTCAAACGCTGGCTGGATGCAATCCGCACTGCAGGCATCACAATGCCGGTTGATGTGGGCATCATGCCGATTCTGGATCAGGCTGCTACGATCAATATGGCACTTTCGCGTAATGGTTGTGTAATGCCGCGTAAACTTTGCGAGATCATATCCAAAAACTGGATTTTCCCGAACCCGTTCGACAAAGATCCGTTTGACGCCGCTGCTGATGAAAAGAAAGCAGCATTCAAAGAGGCTGGTATCGAATACACCATCAGTCAGATTGATGAATACCGCGCACTGGGCGTTAATGGTATCCATCTGTATGCTCTGAACAAATGGAAAGATGTATCTGAAATCATTGACAGATGCGGTCTTCGTACACTTGTTTAA
- a CDS encoding ATP-binding protein, with protein MKIAVTGKGGVGKTTFAATLARLYADEGRKVLAADVDPDANLGLALGFDDETLDAIIPITKMRKLVEERTGANEENQFYRINPKVDDIPDTCSKEVNGVKLLVLGTVETGGGGCVCPEHVMLRRIINNLVLHRDDVVIMDMEAGLEHLGRGTTESMDQFIVVIEPGARSVQTYKNVKRLAKDLGVKQVRVVANKVRNEEDEAFVKGHIPQEDLLGFIHYNTEVMDADRQGKSPYDFSNTVKEEITNIKHIIEQGL; from the coding sequence ATGAAAATTGCAGTGACAGGAAAAGGCGGCGTTGGAAAGACTACTTTTGCTGCGACGCTGGCGCGTTTATATGCGGATGAGGGAAGAAAGGTGCTTGCTGCGGATGTGGATCCGGATGCGAATCTGGGGCTGGCACTTGGGTTTGATGATGAAACCCTGGATGCTATCATCCCCATAACAAAGATGCGGAAGCTGGTGGAAGAACGTACCGGAGCTAATGAAGAAAATCAGTTCTACCGGATCAATCCAAAGGTGGACGATATCCCGGATACATGTTCCAAAGAAGTGAACGGAGTCAAGCTGCTTGTGCTTGGTACTGTGGAAACCGGCGGCGGCGGTTGTGTATGCCCGGAGCACGTTATGCTTCGCAGAATCATCAATAATTTGGTGCTTCACAGGGATGATGTAGTGATCATGGATATGGAAGCTGGATTAGAGCACCTCGGCCGGGGTACTACGGAATCCATGGACCAGTTTATCGTGGTCATAGAACCGGGCGCCAGAAGCGTGCAGACCTATAAGAATGTGAAAAGGCTGGCAAAGGACCTGGGCGTAAAACAGGTGCGTGTTGTGGCTAATAAGGTTCGGAACGAAGAGGATGAGGCGTTTGTAAAAGGGCACATACCGCAGGAGGATCTGCTGGGATTCATTCACTATAATACCGAAGTGATGGACGCGGACCGTCAGGGCAAGTCTCCATACGACTTCAGCAATACTGTAAAAGAGGAAATTACAAACATTAAACACATAATCGAGCAAGGATTATGA
- a CDS encoding ATP-binding protein — protein sequence MAHVIAIAGKGGVGKTTLTGLIIQYLAEKGKGPILAVDADANSNLNEVLGMELEATLGDIREEVARAEMSKENPIPAGMTKADYMEFKFDDALIENDDYDLLVMGRTQGKGCYCFVNGLLQAQLAKLQKNYPYIIVDNEAGMEHISRGVLPNMQTAILVSDCSRRGVQAVGRIAELIKECDMHPKQVGLIINRAPGGVLNAGTKEEIEKQGLTLLGIVPQDETVYDFDCDGTPIVKLPEDSPVRTAVRDIVSKLEL from the coding sequence ATGGCACATGTAATTGCAATTGCCGGCAAAGGCGGCGTAGGCAAGACAACCCTGACAGGACTTATCATCCAGTATCTGGCTGAAAAAGGCAAGGGTCCGATTCTTGCAGTAGATGCAGATGCCAATTCAAACTTAAATGAAGTTCTCGGTATGGAACTTGAGGCAACTCTGGGCGATATCCGTGAGGAAGTGGCCCGTGCGGAGATGTCAAAAGAAAATCCCATTCCGGCCGGAATGACAAAAGCGGATTATATGGAGTTCAAGTTTGATGATGCATTGATTGAAAATGATGATTATGACCTGCTTGTCATGGGACGTACCCAGGGGAAAGGCTGCTACTGCTTCGTAAATGGACTTCTGCAGGCTCAGCTTGCAAAGCTGCAAAAGAATTATCCATATATCATCGTGGACAATGAAGCCGGTATGGAGCATATCAGCAGAGGCGTTCTTCCCAATATGCAGACAGCGATTCTGGTCAGCGACTGTTCCAGAAGAGGTGTACAGGCAGTGGGCAGGATCGCGGAACTGATCAAAGAATGTGACATGCACCCGAAGCAGGTTGGTTTGATCATAAACCGTGCACCGGGCGGGGTACTCAATGCGGGCACAAAAGAGGAGATTGAGAAACAAGGCCTCACCCTTTTGGGAATCGTACCGCAGGATGAAACTGTATATGACTTCGACTGCGACGGTACTCCGATCGTGAAGCTCCCGGAAGATTCACCGGTGAGAACAGCGGTCAGGGATATTGTGAGCAAGCTGGAGTTATAA
- a CDS encoding CooT family nickel-binding protein, giving the protein MCLATVQRSDDNTVICRNVSRIDVDGEKLIIRDIMGEERTIIGKILMVDLGNSLVKLDCQ; this is encoded by the coding sequence ATGTGTCTTGCAACGGTACAGAGAAGCGATGACAACACAGTCATCTGCAGAAATGTAAGCAGAATCGACGTGGATGGCGAAAAGCTTATCATACGGGACATCATGGGCGAGGAGAGGACCATTATTGGCAAAATATTGATGGTAGACCTTGGAAACAGTCTTGTTAAGCTGGACTGCCAGTAA
- a CDS encoding cobalt transporter yields MHLINDENGNMVPHGHDHEHDHGHSHEHSHGCSSCSEGECGGNCTEEVAALLNYMLSHNEHHAQELDQMAENLSKLGMEDAAKTIKEGVADFQKGNMRLGLALTLVKEHLKEA; encoded by the coding sequence ATGCATTTAATCAACGACGAAAATGGCAACATGGTTCCTCACGGACATGACCATGAGCATGACCATGGTCACAGCCATGAACACAGCCACGGCTGCAGCAGTTGTTCAGAGGGCGAATGTGGCGGGAATTGTACGGAGGAAGTGGCAGCACTTTTGAACTATATGCTTTCCCACAATGAGCATCACGCACAGGAGCTTGACCAGATGGCAGAGAATCTGTCAAAGCTTGGAATGGAAGATGCAGCCAAGACCATTAAAGAAGGCGTTGCTGATTTCCAGAAAGGAAATATGCGCCTGGGCCTGGCCCTGACACTGGTAAAAGAACATTTGAAGGAGGCGTAA